One genomic window of Branchiostoma lanceolatum isolate klBraLanc5 chromosome 5, klBraLanc5.hap2, whole genome shotgun sequence includes the following:
- the LOC136435490 gene encoding peroxisome assembly protein 26-like isoform X2, producing MGTLKAANDLLILRRFEEALDLCKNELKELQDDKRNNKLAESLSVVAVQAFAELNRWQEVLPFVQDVFGVDKISPQVLQLCIALHAKMQDFAPITMVMEAWLAAPGNQETEGLTTVAETFILLVLLPHRKFDDIRALVEGHPTIMEDRRQTFLRLVEAEDRSLVEKEGQTSSQGAASANTEQGANYGAMVAMMSWIKSNMIQTSPSRPVTIAVLLGVIGVVLALTLKKRKAFLQFLW from the exons ATGGGAACGCTGAAAGCTGCAAATGACTTACTCATTTTGAGACGGTTTGAAGAAGCCTTGGATCTCTGCAAGAATGAACTGAAGGAACTTCAAGATGACAAAAG AAATAACAAGTTGGCAGAGTCTCTGTCAGTTGTAGCAGTTCAGGCTTTCGCAGAGCTGAATCGCTGGCAGGAGGTCCTGCCTTTTGTACAGGACGTGTTCGGCGTGGACAAGATTTCTCCACAAGTGCTGCAGCTATG CATTGCCCTTCATGCCAAGATGCAAGACTTCGCCcccatcaccatggtgatggaGGCGTGGCTGGCTGCCCCCGGCAACCAGGAGACAGAGGGCCTGACCACAGTGGCTGAGACTTTCATCCTATTGGTGCTGCTACCACACAGGAAGTTTGATGACATCAGGGCCCTCGTGGAAGGTCATCCAACCATCATGGAGGACAGGAGACAAACCTTTCTCCGATTGGTCGAGGCTGAGGATAGGTCTCTGGTGGAGAAAGAAGGCCAG ACCAGTAGTCAAGGTGCAGCCTCTGCAAACACGGAACAAG GTGCCAACTATGGTGCGATGGTAGCCATGATGTCATGGATCAAGTCCAACATGATACAGACAAGTCCGTCCAGACCTGTGACCATAGCAGTACTTCTGGGAGTGATTGGGGTTGTCTTAGCTCTCACACTCAAGAAAAGGAAAG CTTTTCTTCAATTCCTTTGGTGA
- the LOC136435487 gene encoding pyruvate dehydrogenase E1 component subunit beta, mitochondrial-like, whose amino-acid sequence MAALQTLARRCSTSILKRHFSVSSPVAAQMTVRDALNTAMNEEMKRDESVFLLGEEVAEYDGAYKVSRGLWRKYGDKRVMDTPITEMGFAGIAVGSAMAGLKPICEFMTFNFSMQAIDQVINSAAKTYYMSAGKQTVPIVFRGPNGAAAGVAAQHSQCFAAWYGHCPGLKVVSPYSSEDAKGLLKSAIRDPNPVVCMENELMYGTAFEMSDEAMSEEFLVPIGKAKIEREGTHCTLVSHSKSVGLCLEAAQILEKENIFCEVINLRTIRPMDEETLINSVKKTNHLVTVEGGWPQFGVGAEIVAKVMESDAFDYLDAPVYRVTGADIPMPYAATLERATLPGTQDVVLTVKKSLHIQ is encoded by the exons ATGGCGGCTCTACAAACTCTGGCGAGG CGGTGCTCAACATCGATCCTGAAGCGGCATTTCAGCGTGTCGTCGCCAGTGGCCGCTCAG ATGACTGTACGAGATGCGTTGAACACTGCCATGAATGAGGAGATGAAGAGGGATGAATCAGTCTTCCTACTGGGGGAGGAGGTCGCAGAGTATGACGGAGCTTACAAG GTCAGTAGAGGCCTGTGGAGAAAGTATGGAGACAAGAGAGTAATGGACACCCCAATCACAGAG ATGGGGTTTGCAGGGATAGCGGTTGGATCAGCCATGGCTGGCCTCAAACCAATCTGTGAATTCATGACCTTCAATTTCTCCATGCAAGCCATCGATCAGGTCATCAACTCAGCGGCAAAGACCTACTACATGTCAGCAGGGAAG CAAACCGTACCGATCGTGTTCCGAGGCCCTAACGGCGCAGCGGCCGGTGTGGCGGCGCAGCATTCGCAGTGCTTCGCTGCCTGGTACGGCCACTGTCCTGGTCTGAAGGTGGTGTCACCTTACTCGTCAGAAGATGCCAAGGGTCTGCTCAAGTCTGCCATAAGGGATCCCAACCCTG TTGTCTGTATGGAGAACGAGCTGATGTATGGTACAGCGTTTGAGATGTCAGATGAAGCCATGTCTGAGGAGTTCTTGGTTCCCATCGGCAAGGCAAAGATTGAGAGGGAAG GCACCCACTGTACCCTGGTGTCCCACTCCAAAAGTGTTGGCTTGTGTCTGGAGGCAGCTCAGATTCTGGAGAAGGAGAACATCTTCTGTGAG GTGATCAACCTGCGCACAATCAGACCAATGGATGAAGAGACGCTTATCAACTCAGTGAAGAAGACGAACCATCTGGTGACAGTGGAGGGGGGCTGGCCGCAGTTTGGGGTCGGGGCGGAGATCGTGGCCAAGGTCATGGAAA GCGATGCTTTTGACTACTTGGACGCGCCGGTGTACCGCGTGACGGGAGCGGACATCCCCATGCCATACGCCGCCACCTTGGAACGAGCGACCCTTCCAGGAACCCAAGACGTCGTCCTGACAGTCAAGAAGTCTCTCCACATCCAGTGA
- the LOC136435488 gene encoding solute carrier family 25 member 3-like isoform X1, translated as MFSSFRELAKCNPFFSPFQAQCEGRAPAKDGALVPTRNLGAAAASDEGDSCEFGSAKYYALCGFGGILSCGLTHTAIVPLDLVKCRIQVDPGKYKNLIHGLRLTFTEEGGRALAKGWAPTFIGYSLQGLGKFGFYEVFKVFYGGLLGEEYCYTYRTSLYLAASASAEFFADILLAPWEATKVRIQTMPGFANTLREGLPKIYNAEGINGLYKGLPPLWMRQIPYTMMKFACFERTVEALYKHVVPKPRADCNKAEQLVVTFVAGYIAGVFCAIVSHPADSVVSKLNNDKGSTAMQAAKDLGMKGLWRGLGVRILMIGTLTALQWFIYDLVKVQFRLPRPPPPEMPESLRLKLEAAGKLE; from the exons ATGTTTTCCTCGTTCCGAGAGTTGGCGAAATGCAACCCTTTCTTCAGCCCGTTCCAGGCTCAGTGTGAGGGGAGGGCACCGGCGAAAGATGGCGCCCTGGTTCCAACAAGAAATCTAGGCGCTGCTGCCGCCTCGGACGAAG GAGATAGCTGTGAGTTTGGGAGTGCCAAGTACTATGCTCTGTGTGGTTTTGGAGGCATCTTGAGCTGTGGTCTCACACATACTGCCATCGTGCCCCTGGATCTGGTGAAATGCCGCATTCAG GTGGACCCAGGAAAATACAAGAACCTCATCCACGGCCTGCGACTGACGTTTACGGAGGAGGGTGGTCGTGCCCTGGCCAAGGGCTGGGCCCCCACCTTCATCGGCTACTCTCTGCAGGGTCTGGGCAAGTTCGGATTCTATGAAGTCTTCAAAGTCTTCTATGGTGGACTTCTGGGAGAG GAATATTGCTACACGTACCGGACCTCCCTGTACCTGGCTGCCAGTGCCAGTGCAGAGTTCTTTGCTGACATCTTGCTGGCGCCATGGGAGGCCACCAAGGTGCGTATCCAGACCATGCCCGGGTTTGCCAACACCCTGAGAGAAGGCTTGCCCAAGATCTACAACGCAGAAGGAATCAACGG gtTGTACAAGGGCCTGCCCCCACTGTGGATGAGGCAGATCCCCTACACCATGATGAAGTTTGCCTGTTTCGAGAGGACGGTGGAGGCCCTGTACAAGCATGTGGTGCCCAAGCCCAGGGCTGACTGTAACAAGGCAGAGCAGTTGGTTGTCACCTTCGTTGCTGGTTACATCG CCGGTGTGTTCTGCGCCATCGTGTCCCATCCTGCCGACAGCGTGGTGTCCAAGCTGAACAACGACAAGGGCAGCACGGCCATGCAGGCTGCCAAGGATCTAGGCATGAAGG GCTTGTGGCGAGGCCTGGGCGTGCGTATCCTCATGATCGGTACCCTGACGGCGCTCCAGTGGTTCATCTACGACCTGGTTAAAGTGCAGTTCCGTCTGCCACGCCCACCGCCGCCGGAGATGCCCGAGAGTCTCAGGTTGAAGCTGGAAGCTGCTGGCAAGCTAGAGTAG
- the LOC136435488 gene encoding solute carrier family 25 member 3-like isoform X2, whose translation MFSSFRELAKCNPFFSPFQAQCEGRAPAKDGALVPTRNLGAAAASDEGDSCEFGSAKYYALCGFGGILSCGLTHTAIVPLDLVKCRIQVDPGKYKNLIHGLRLTFTEEGGRALAKGWAPTFIGYSLQGLGKFGFYEVFKVFYGGLLGEEYCYTYRTSLYLAASASAEFFADILLAPWEATKVRIQTMPGFANTLREGLPKIYNAEGINGLYKGLPPLWMRQIPYTMMKFACFERTVEALYKHVVPKPRADCNKAEQLVVTFVAGYIAGVFCAIVSHPADSVVSKLNNDKGSTAMQAAKDLGMKGLWRGLGARIIMIGTLTALQWFIYDSVKVIFRLPRPPPPEMPESLRLKLEAAGKL comes from the exons ATGTTTTCCTCGTTCCGAGAGTTGGCGAAATGCAACCCTTTCTTCAGCCCGTTCCAGGCTCAGTGTGAGGGGAGGGCACCGGCGAAAGATGGCGCCCTGGTTCCAACAAGAAATCTAGGCGCTGCTGCCGCCTCGGACGAAG GAGATAGCTGTGAGTTTGGGAGTGCCAAGTACTATGCTCTGTGTGGTTTTGGAGGCATCTTGAGCTGTGGTCTCACACATACTGCCATCGTGCCCCTGGATCTGGTGAAATGCCGCATTCAG GTGGACCCAGGAAAATACAAGAACCTCATCCACGGCCTGCGACTGACGTTTACGGAGGAGGGTGGTCGTGCCCTGGCCAAGGGCTGGGCCCCCACCTTCATCGGCTACTCTCTGCAGGGTCTGGGCAAGTTCGGATTCTATGAAGTCTTCAAAGTCTTCTATGGTGGACTTCTGGGAGAG GAATATTGCTACACGTACCGGACCTCCCTGTACCTGGCTGCCAGTGCCAGTGCAGAGTTCTTTGCTGACATCTTGCTGGCGCCATGGGAGGCCACCAAGGTGCGTATCCAGACCATGCCCGGGTTTGCCAACACCCTGAGAGAAGGCTTGCCCAAGATCTACAACGCAGAAGGAATCAACGG gtTGTACAAGGGCCTGCCCCCACTGTGGATGAGGCAGATCCCCTACACCATGATGAAGTTTGCCTGTTTCGAGAGGACGGTGGAGGCCCTGTACAAGCATGTGGTGCCCAAGCCCAGGGCTGACTGTAACAAGGCAGAGCAGTTGGTTGTCACCTTCGTTGCTGGTTACATCG CCGGTGTGTTCTGCGCCATCGTGTCCCATCCTGCCGACAGCGTGGTGTCCAAGCTGAACAACGACAAGGGCAGCACGGCCATGCAGGCTGCCAAGGATCTAGGCATGAAGG GGTTGTGGAGAGGCCTGGGCGCCCGTATCATCATGATCGGTACGCTGACAGCTCTGCAGTGGTTCATCTACGACAGTGTCAAGGTCATCTTCCGCCTGCCCCGCCCGCCGCCCCCCGAGATGCCCGAGAGCCTGAGGCTGAAGCTGGAGGCCGCCGGCAAGCTGTAG
- the LOC136435490 gene encoding peroxisome assembly protein 26-like isoform X1, whose translation MGTLKAANDLLILRRFEEALDLCKNELKELQDDKRNNKLAESLSVVAVQAFAELNRWQEVLPFVQDVFGVDKISPQVLQLCIALHAKMQDFAPITMVMEAWLAAPGNQETEGLTTVAETFILLVLLPHRKFDDIRALVEGHPTIMEDRRQTFLRLVEAEDRSLVEKEGQTSSQGAASANTEQGANYGAMVAMMSWIKSNMIQTSPSRPVTIAVLLGVIGVVLALTLKKRKVVSGSRQDMLTTLGGKLAWLWQQLFAPYHMTNS comes from the exons ATGGGAACGCTGAAAGCTGCAAATGACTTACTCATTTTGAGACGGTTTGAAGAAGCCTTGGATCTCTGCAAGAATGAACTGAAGGAACTTCAAGATGACAAAAG AAATAACAAGTTGGCAGAGTCTCTGTCAGTTGTAGCAGTTCAGGCTTTCGCAGAGCTGAATCGCTGGCAGGAGGTCCTGCCTTTTGTACAGGACGTGTTCGGCGTGGACAAGATTTCTCCACAAGTGCTGCAGCTATG CATTGCCCTTCATGCCAAGATGCAAGACTTCGCCcccatcaccatggtgatggaGGCGTGGCTGGCTGCCCCCGGCAACCAGGAGACAGAGGGCCTGACCACAGTGGCTGAGACTTTCATCCTATTGGTGCTGCTACCACACAGGAAGTTTGATGACATCAGGGCCCTCGTGGAAGGTCATCCAACCATCATGGAGGACAGGAGACAAACCTTTCTCCGATTGGTCGAGGCTGAGGATAGGTCTCTGGTGGAGAAAGAAGGCCAG ACCAGTAGTCAAGGTGCAGCCTCTGCAAACACGGAACAAG GTGCCAACTATGGTGCGATGGTAGCCATGATGTCATGGATCAAGTCCAACATGATACAGACAAGTCCGTCCAGACCTGTGACCATAGCAGTACTTCTGGGAGTGATTGGGGTTGTCTTAGCTCTCACACTCAAGAAAAGGAAAG TGGTCTCAGGCAGCAGACAAGACATGCTGACTACCCTGGGTGGAAAACTGGCCTGGCTGTGGCAGCAACTCTTTGCACCATATCACATGACAAATAGCTAG
- the LOC136435489 gene encoding dnaJ homolog subfamily C member 21-like: MPRCHYEVLGVQRNATDDDLKKSYRKLALRWHPDKNPDNVEGATETFREIQQAYDVLSDPQERAWYDKHREAILRGGLGEDYKDDSEDLMRYFSSAAFSGYGDDHKGFYAVYGDVFKKIAEEDARFVEPDGDEEKALEFGVSDSVFEESVRPFYAFWQSYCTKKSFVWLEKYDTREAPNRRVARLMEKENKKFRDKGKKEYNETVRQLVAFVKKRDKRVQAHKKRVEEKLAEQARLAAERQERLKREQAKEVEGYKEQEWMCASGLQDELADLEARVAQEFGDSDQSWEEEDEEDGEGEEEEEEEEEEEIYDDLYCVACNKTFKTDKALANHEQSKKHKEKVAILKQQMEEEEVTMATEEADASTETPDVDVKAESEEEQPVYEENIPKSKLSKKQKKRRRQQQRENLTFEEDPLDQLEADLENVHVASDNFKDSEENVPDDETVVPEDSQAKDNSQKPKKLTGKKAKEARKAAKEAKGTPQRDFTPVPQPATVCNVCMHEFATRNKLFDHIKSTGHALHLTSQQQPRGDGGGEQGGKKGKRKGKRQ; encoded by the coding sequence ATGCCCAGGTGTCACTACGAAGTTCTCGGCGTCCAAAGAAACGCCACAGACGACGATCTAAAAAAGTCCTATAGAAAACTTGCCCTCCGATGGCACCCAGACAAGAACCCGGACAATGTAGAGGGGGCTACAGAGACTTTTCGTGAGATCCAGCAGGCGTATGATGTCCTGAGCGATCCTCAAGAGAGAGCCTGGTATGACAAACACAGAGAGGCTATCCTTAGAGGAGGGTTGGGGGAAGATTACAAAGATGACAGCGAGGACTTGATGAGGTACTTCAGCAGTGCTGCGTTCTCTGGTTATGGTGATGACCACAAGGGTTTCTATGCAGTGTACGGAGATGTCTTCAAGAAGATCGCTGAAGAAGACGCTCGTTTTGTGGAGCCGGATGGAGACGAAGAAAAGGCGCTAGAATTCGGAGTGTCAGACTCTGTGTTTGAGGAGTCCGTAAGGCCCTTCTATGCCTTTTGGCAGAGCTACTGCACTAAGAAGTCGTTTGTGTGGTTGGAAAAGTATGACACGAGGGAGGCGCCAAACCGAAGGGTGGCTCGGCTCATGGAGAAGGAGAACAAGAAATTCCGAGACAAGGGGAAGAAGGAGTACAACGAGACAGTCCGCCAGCTGGTAGCGTTTGTCAAGAAGAGAGATAAGAGGGTCCAGGCGCATAAAAAAAGGGTGGAGGAGAAGTTAGCGGAGCAGGCCAGGCTGGCTGCAGAGAGGCAGGAACGTCTGAAAAGAGAGCAAGCCAAGGAGGTGGAGGGGTATAAAGAACAGGAGTGGATGTGTGCGTCGGGTCTACAGGACGAGCTAGCTGACCTGGAGGCTCGTGTGGCACAGGAGTTCGGAGACAGCGACCAGAGCTGggaggaggaagatgaggaggatGGGGAgggagaagaggaggaggaggaagaagaagaagaggagatTTATGATGATCTATACTGTGTGGCTTGTAACAAGACCTTTAAGACAGACAAAGCATTAGCCAATCACGAACAGTCCAAGAAGCACAAGGAGAAAGTCGCCATACTGAAGCAACAGATGGAAGAGGAGgaggtaaccatggcaacagaggAGGCAGATGCATCTACAGAGACTCCTGATGTTGACGTCAAAGCAGAATCAGAAGAAGAGCAGCCAGTATATGAAGAGAACATCCCGAAATCCAAACTCTCGAAAAAGCAGAAGAAAAGGAGACGGCAGCAACAGAGAGAAAACCTGACGTTTGAAGAAGACCCACTTGACCAATTGGAGGCTGACCTAgaaaatgtacacgttgccTCAGACAACTTCAAGGATAGTGAAGAGAACGTACCTGATGACGAGACTGTTGTACCAGAAGATTCACAGGCAAAAGACAACAGCCAAAAACCAAAGAAACTGACAGGAAAGAAAGCCAAGGAGGCCAGGAAAGCTGCTAAAGAAGCGAAAGGAACGCCACAAAGAGACTTTACTCCCGTACCCCAACCTGCAACTGTGTGTAATGTGTGCATGCATGAGTTCGCCACCCGTAACAAACTGTTTGATCATATCAAGTCCACGGGACATGCATTACACCTCACCTCTCAGCAGCAGCCCAGGGGGGATGGGGGTGGGGAGCAGGGGGGGAAGAaggggaaaaggaaaggaaagaggCAGTAG